From bacterium, a single genomic window includes:
- a CDS encoding HlyD family secretion protein, whose protein sequence is MTENGTEIPGPGNGGRKRKAIGLFLLVLAATVIAGFAYWRYRQTHVSTDDAYIDGRIHLVSARVQGTVAEVRVRDNQPVKAGDPLLRIDPEPFAVRESGAASAVAAGAGDVAAARADLVAARSDVTAAIKDLEGAKAQLAQISAGIEAARARTSLAAARRSQASRDAARMKQLFERQVISREAFEKAQTDAEVAKAQDDLAKEELRLAEAAIPTQKALIAQREAVISQRQSVAIQREARIRQQEAQVRQRESSLEEAKLLHRYTTVLSPVDGYVTRKAVEAGQVVSPGQSLLAVAALDNVWVMANFKETDIERIRPGQGVEIRVDTYKRKKFRGTVDSIMAGTGSAFSLFPPENASGNYVKVVQRVPVKIVLSRGEDPEHILRIGMSVVPTILVR, encoded by the coding sequence ATGACGGAAAACGGAACGGAAATCCCGGGCCCGGGGAACGGGGGACGAAAGAGGAAGGCGATCGGCCTGTTCCTCCTCGTCCTCGCCGCGACGGTGATCGCCGGGTTCGCCTACTGGCGATACCGGCAGACCCACGTGAGCACCGACGACGCCTACATCGACGGGAGGATCCACCTGGTCTCGGCGCGCGTCCAGGGGACGGTGGCCGAGGTGCGGGTTCGGGACAACCAGCCCGTCAAGGCGGGTGATCCCCTCCTCCGGATCGACCCGGAGCCGTTCGCGGTGCGGGAGTCCGGGGCCGCTTCCGCCGTCGCCGCAGGAGCGGGCGATGTGGCCGCCGCACGGGCCGACCTCGTCGCCGCCCGGTCGGACGTGACGGCCGCGATCAAGGACCTGGAAGGGGCGAAGGCGCAGCTCGCGCAGATTTCGGCCGGCATCGAGGCGGCGCGCGCCAGGACCTCCCTCGCAGCGGCGCGGAGGTCCCAGGCGTCCCGGGACGCCGCGCGCATGAAGCAGCTCTTCGAGCGGCAGGTGATCAGCCGGGAGGCGTTCGAGAAGGCCCAGACCGACGCGGAGGTCGCGAAGGCGCAGGACGACCTGGCGAAGGAGGAACTGCGGCTCGCGGAGGCGGCGATCCCCACCCAGAAGGCGCTGATCGCCCAGCGCGAGGCGGTCATCTCCCAGCGGCAATCCGTGGCGATCCAGCGTGAAGCCCGCATCCGGCAGCAGGAGGCGCAGGTCCGGCAGCGGGAATCCTCCCTGGAGGAGGCGAAGCTGCTCCACCGCTACACCACGGTCCTCTCCCCCGTCGACGGGTACGTAACCCGGAAGGCCGTCGAGGCGGGGCAGGTGGTCTCCCCCGGCCAGTCGCTCCTGGCCGTCGCGGCCCTGGACAACGTGTGGGTGATGGCGAACTTCAAGGAAACCGACATCGAGAGGATCCGGCCGGGGCAGGGAGTGGAGATCCGCGTTGACACGTACAAGCGGAAGAAATTCCGGGGAACGGTCGACAGCATCATGGCGGGGACCGGCTCCGCCTTCTCCCTCTTTCCGCCGGAGAACGCCTCGGGCAACTACGTGAAGGTCGTGCAGCGCGTCCCGGTGAAAATCGTCCTTTCGCGAGGCGAGGATCCGGAACACATCCTGCGGATCGGAATGTCCGTCGTCCCCACGATCCTCGTCCGCTAG
- a CDS encoding TolC family protein, with protein MTFRTLLRIAVPLFVLVAPAVSPMAMDGQSRDAQGWASAAIAMDGESGREPWMAGAARAADNTAPAAAPASATIAWTVEQVSDIAVRNHPLVRQSEAETAAAVARKGQAESSWYPSVTLSTGYSRARTFSAQSEKSTTTPNEFLRGDLSMTLTDFGRTRASVGRSDALLSAARETGEVVREDVAYAAKVGYFNVLRAGRNFDVKKETLRQRESLLKQAQAYYEAGIRAKIDVARAEANLYDARAQVSQAENEVRVARITLLSRMGVEGPSDFLLSDSLAAESIPGTLADWIAEADRNRPELKALRERERAAAMGVRFARAGHLPTLAGIAGYGYAGDEPPLDQGYDIGVTLSVPLFSGFLVREQVKEAEASLSSVHHQLTDVRRLVILQVEQAAYGMSEATERIGARKKEREASDENLRLATARYEVGAGDIIEMIDAQVQMAQADTATIDAQYDYSVAVATLLRAFGR; from the coding sequence GTGACCTTCCGCACCCTGCTCAGGATCGCCGTACCCCTGTTCGTCCTGGTCGCCCCCGCCGTCTCGCCGATGGCCATGGATGGCCAAAGCCGCGATGCCCAAGGATGGGCAAGTGCCGCGATAGCCATGGATGGCGAGAGCGGCCGGGAGCCATGGATGGCGGGAGCGGCCCGCGCGGCGGACAACACCGCCCCCGCCGCCGCCCCCGCTTCGGCGACGATCGCCTGGACCGTCGAGCAGGTATCCGACATCGCCGTCCGGAACCACCCCCTCGTTCGTCAATCCGAAGCCGAGACGGCGGCCGCGGTGGCCCGCAAGGGTCAGGCGGAGTCCTCCTGGTATCCCTCGGTGACCCTGTCCACCGGGTACTCCCGTGCACGGACGTTCTCCGCCCAGTCGGAGAAGAGCACGACCACGCCGAACGAGTTCCTCCGCGGGGACCTCTCCATGACATTGACCGACTTCGGCCGCACGCGCGCCTCGGTGGGCCGGTCGGACGCGCTGCTCTCCGCCGCGCGGGAGACGGGCGAGGTCGTCCGGGAGGATGTCGCCTACGCGGCGAAAGTGGGCTACTTCAACGTCCTGCGGGCGGGGCGCAATTTCGATGTCAAGAAAGAGACGTTACGACAGCGCGAATCGCTCCTCAAGCAGGCCCAGGCGTACTACGAGGCCGGGATCCGGGCGAAGATCGACGTCGCGCGCGCCGAGGCGAACCTGTACGACGCCCGCGCCCAGGTGAGCCAGGCCGAGAACGAGGTGCGGGTAGCGCGGATCACCCTCCTCAGCCGGATGGGCGTGGAAGGACCGTCCGATTTCCTCCTTTCGGACTCCCTGGCGGCCGAATCGATCCCGGGAACCCTTGCGGACTGGATCGCGGAGGCGGACCGGAACCGGCCGGAGCTCAAGGCGCTCAGGGAACGCGAGCGTGCGGCCGCAATGGGGGTCCGGTTCGCGCGGGCGGGCCATCTTCCGACGCTGGCCGGCATCGCGGGGTACGGGTACGCCGGCGACGAGCCGCCCCTCGACCAGGGATACGACATCGGCGTCACGCTCAGCGTCCCTCTCTTCTCGGGGTTCCTGGTCCGGGAGCAGGTGAAGGAGGCCGAGGCGTCGCTCTCTTCCGTCCATCATCAACTGACGGACGTCCGGCGACTGGTCATCCTCCAGGTGGAGCAGGCCGCCTACGGCATGAGCGAGGCGACGGAGCGGATCGGGGCGCGGAAAAAGGAACGGGAGGCGTCCGACGAGAACCTGCGGCTCGCGACCGCGCGGTACGAGGTGGGCGCCGGCGACATCATCGAGATGATCGACGCGCAGGTACAGATGGCCCAGGCCGACACGGCCACCATCGACGCGCAGTACGACTACAGCGTGGCCGTCGCGACGCTCCTGCGCGCCTTCGGACGCTGA